A part of Citrifermentans bremense genomic DNA contains:
- a CDS encoding SDR family NAD(P)-dependent oxidoreductase yields MAKVWFVTGSSRGLGRKIAETALDAGDSVVATARKVEDLSALVDKHADRVLPLALDVTDIDAVHRAVKIGHERFGQYDVVVNNAGYGNTAAVEDMTIEDFRAQVDTNFFGVVYVTKAMIPILREQGSGHIFQVSSIGGRIGSVGLSAYQSAKWAVGGFSTSVAQEVAPFGVKVTILEPGGMRTDWAGASMSIPPISAPYQQTVGLFAQMLRDLTGNEVSDPVKVAQVILNIANRPDAPLHLLLGTDAVQYAGAAAKALAESDALWRDLSVSVAVD; encoded by the coding sequence ATGGCAAAAGTTTGGTTCGTTACCGGTAGTTCCCGCGGCCTCGGCCGCAAGATCGCTGAAACCGCTTTAGACGCAGGAGACTCGGTAGTTGCCACCGCACGCAAGGTGGAAGACCTTTCCGCATTGGTCGACAAGCATGCAGATCGAGTGCTGCCGCTCGCTCTTGACGTCACCGACATCGACGCGGTACACCGTGCCGTAAAGATCGGACACGAGCGCTTCGGTCAGTATGATGTCGTCGTAAATAACGCGGGCTACGGGAACACTGCTGCCGTTGAAGACATGACTATCGAAGATTTTCGTGCCCAGGTGGATACCAACTTTTTCGGTGTCGTCTATGTAACGAAGGCGATGATACCGATCCTGCGCGAACAGGGCAGCGGCCATATTTTCCAGGTCTCCTCCATTGGTGGGCGTATCGGTTCGGTCGGGTTAAGTGCTTACCAAAGCGCCAAGTGGGCCGTTGGTGGTTTTTCGACCAGCGTTGCGCAGGAGGTCGCGCCCTTTGGTGTAAAAGTCACCATTCTTGAGCCGGGGGGCATGCGGACGGATTGGGCCGGAGCTTCGATGTCCATCCCTCCCATCAGCGCACCGTACCAGCAGACCGTTGGCCTCTTTGCCCAAATGCTGCGGGATTTGACCGGGAACGAAGTCTCTGATCCGGTCAAAGTCGCCCAGGTCATCCTGAACATTGCTAACCGTCCGGATGCACCTCTTCATCTGTTGCTAGGAACAGATGCGGTGCAATACGCAGGGGCTGCGGCTAAAGCGCTGGCCGAGTCGGATGCCCTGTGGCGTGACCTCAGCGTTTCGGTGGCTGTTGACTAA
- a CDS encoding n-acetylglutamate synthase: MTINYNDRFFKAVSNSENGEVDENTIFHYRQTDNLVWGTYQGGQVQFGTLVAKVLPDSSLEMRYSHVNRDGEMMTGVCRSTPQLLKDGRIRLNEKWRWTCGGCSEGESAVEEV, encoded by the coding sequence ATGACCATAAACTACAATGACAGGTTCTTTAAGGCGGTGAGCAACTCTGAAAACGGCGAGGTGGATGAAAACACCATCTTCCATTATCGGCAAACTGACAACCTCGTGTGGGGCACATACCAAGGGGGGCAAGTACAGTTCGGTACGCTTGTCGCCAAAGTTCTTCCAGATTCTTCTCTTGAAATGAGGTACAGCCATGTAAACCGCGATGGCGAGATGATGACAGGCGTATGTCGATCAACTCCGCAGCTGCTGAAGGATGGCCGCATCAGACTGAATGAGAAATGGCGTTGGACTTGCGGTGGTTGTTCAGAAGGTGAATCTGCCGTGGAAGAGGTCTGA
- a CDS encoding Ig-like domain-containing protein — MQREKCFIYTLLAVVFAVYVTGCGGGGGSPTPTVSGVAATGAPMTGTVFLKDAANNPEMSQQIASGSGAFSFNVSGKTPPFLLRAGSMYSMSNGPGRANINPMTNLMVAQAGAFTNMSSLNGFYMNPNGTQMRSMFTNMSTARLTVRQKLAPLMTAYGVANQDPMTSNFTIGNGMDRMFDDVKMSVDANGNVTMMYVNGTPLFTGQMGNMAGGNMMTGNIVSPGNIPASTFTVTPNTARLQADGTQQFTASIPVTWSVVNTNGGTVTQTGLYTAPAVPGMYLLKATSAADTSQSVTVTVMVSNRGMMM; from the coding sequence ATGCAACGTGAAAAATGCTTTATCTACACACTATTAGCTGTTGTTTTTGCTGTGTACGTGACCGGATGCGGGGGAGGAGGCGGCTCTCCTACACCTACGGTTTCCGGGGTGGCAGCGACCGGTGCGCCAATGACCGGTACCGTTTTTTTAAAGGACGCTGCGAACAACCCGGAGATGAGCCAGCAGATCGCTTCCGGCAGCGGCGCTTTTTCCTTCAACGTGAGTGGAAAAACACCGCCCTTCCTGTTGAGAGCCGGCTCTATGTATTCCATGAGCAACGGTCCAGGGCGGGCTAACATCAATCCGATGACAAACCTGATGGTCGCCCAAGCCGGTGCCTTCACTAACATGTCTTCTCTGAACGGCTTCTACATGAACCCCAACGGGACGCAGATGAGGTCGATGTTCACCAACATGAGCACGGCGCGTCTGACGGTGCGGCAGAAACTGGCCCCCCTGATGACCGCCTATGGCGTCGCCAACCAGGACCCCATGACGAGCAATTTCACCATCGGCAACGGCATGGACAGGATGTTTGACGACGTGAAGATGAGTGTCGACGCGAACGGCAACGTGACGATGATGTACGTCAACGGTACGCCCCTGTTCACCGGCCAGATGGGGAATATGGCGGGCGGAAACATGATGACGGGGAACATCGTCTCTCCTGGCAACATACCGGCGAGCACTTTTACCGTGACGCCTAATACAGCTCGACTCCAGGCCGACGGCACCCAACAGTTCACAGCAAGCATTCCGGTGACGTGGTCCGTGGTGAACACAAACGGAGGGACTGTGACGCAGACGGGTCTCTACACTGCTCCCGCCGTCCCCGGTATGTATCTTTTGAAAGCGACCAGTGCCGCGGACACCTCACAATCGGTAACGGTCACCGTCATGGTCTCGAACAGGGGAATGATGATGTAA
- a CDS encoding NAD(P)H-binding protein yields the protein MRVLVFGATGMVGQGVLRECLAAPDVSQVMVVERTSVEQVHPKLQELLLADLMTLHQHEKELQGFDACFFCLGGSSSGMSEEAYRRLTYDLTLDVASLLARLTPSMTFVYVSGAGADSSERGPSMWARVRGQTENALFRLPFAQVYSIRPAIIQPLHGIRSKTLSYRMLYQVLSPLFPLVRWLAPRMVLSTELMGQAMLELARKGADIHVLEARDIHRMGKRQG from the coding sequence ATGAGGGTACTGGTATTCGGTGCGACAGGAATGGTTGGACAAGGGGTGCTTCGGGAGTGCCTTGCTGCTCCGGATGTCAGCCAGGTCATGGTGGTCGAGCGCACGTCCGTGGAGCAGGTGCATCCCAAGCTGCAGGAGTTACTGCTGGCCGATTTGATGACCTTACACCAGCACGAAAAAGAACTCCAGGGATTCGACGCGTGCTTCTTCTGCTTAGGGGGCAGCTCCTCCGGGATGAGCGAAGAGGCATACCGACGCCTGACCTACGATCTTACTTTGGACGTGGCTTCCCTGCTGGCGCGCCTTACCCCCTCGATGACCTTTGTCTATGTCTCAGGTGCAGGCGCTGACAGTTCCGAACGCGGCCCTAGCATGTGGGCGAGAGTTCGCGGACAAACGGAGAATGCCCTTTTTCGTCTTCCCTTCGCTCAGGTTTACTCAATTCGCCCTGCCATAATTCAGCCGCTTCACGGCATCCGCTCGAAGACGTTGTCATACCGAATGCTGTATCAGGTGCTTAGTCCATTGTTTCCATTGGTGCGCTGGCTCGCTCCGAGGATGGTACTAAGCACCGAACTAATGGGGCAAGCTATGCTTGAGTTGGCGCGCAAGGGAGCCGACATTCACGTGCTGGAAGCGCGGGACATTCATAGGATGGGAAAGCGTCAAGGCTGA
- a CDS encoding MarR family winged helix-turn-helix transcriptional regulator, with product MHENLCSKLNYLARLLLSKVNEETSSYGVTQGQLPVLCCLNDKEGQTQSELCKNIQVEQPTMANTLRRMERDGLICKTPSEHDGRQSQIFISSEVRPLLESLQAKRDEVISWMLRDMSVEERDTFKRLIDKAVKSLDERPRQAERKKE from the coding sequence ATGCACGAAAATCTTTGTTCCAAGCTGAACTACCTGGCCCGTTTGCTGCTCTCCAAAGTGAACGAGGAAACAAGTAGTTACGGCGTCACTCAGGGGCAGCTGCCTGTGCTTTGCTGCTTAAACGACAAGGAAGGGCAGACCCAGTCAGAACTTTGCAAAAACATCCAGGTTGAACAGCCGACTATGGCCAACACGTTGCGGAGAATGGAGCGAGACGGCCTGATATGCAAAACTCCCAGCGAGCACGACGGCCGCCAGTCGCAGATTTTCATATCGAGCGAAGTCCGGCCCCTTCTTGAGTCTCTGCAGGCAAAAAGGGATGAAGTCATCTCCTGGATGTTGCGGGACATGTCGGTTGAAGAGCGGGACACCTTCAAACGGTTGATCGATAAGGCCGTGAAGTCCTTGGATGAGAGGCCCAGGCAGGCTGAACGAAAAAAGGAGTAG
- a CDS encoding sigma-54-dependent transcriptional regulator, protein MNQDKCRILYVDDEPAYGRLFSRAMEDDDRFLIRTAGNGKEALHILREYPAEVVLTDILMPHMGGLDLLEEIKRNYPEIFVLILTGVDSSNNAVKAMKAGAYDYILKPLDIEMIRRQLGKILEHRRLLKEPPPTDDEFRFENMIGKDQIMFKLFEKIQQVAQSDATVLINGESGTGKELIAEAIHARSARCAKPFVRVNCAALTETLINSALFGHEKGAFTGATARKPGFFEFASGGTIFLDEIGDIPIQTQVALLRVLEVGSFQRVGGNETIHVDVRVICATNKNLACSVKDKLFREDLYYRINVVSLTAPPLRERRTDIPLLARFFLELYNKKTCKQVTGFSKQTTAILSNYQWPGNVRQLANCIEHAVVFCSGHQILPEHLSEELQAETSDDFTLTLYDSSLASAEKTLIRRVLEAKDWHLSQAAEALGIARGTLYSKMERYQIHKPD, encoded by the coding sequence ATGAACCAGGACAAGTGCCGGATATTGTACGTTGATGACGAACCGGCGTACGGGCGCCTTTTCAGCCGCGCCATGGAAGACGATGACCGTTTCTTGATCAGGACGGCAGGCAATGGCAAGGAAGCTTTGCATATACTGCGAGAATATCCTGCCGAGGTCGTTCTTACCGATATTTTGATGCCACACATGGGCGGTTTGGATCTCTTGGAAGAGATCAAACGCAATTACCCGGAGATATTCGTACTGATTCTGACCGGCGTGGATTCATCGAATAATGCGGTGAAAGCGATGAAAGCGGGGGCCTATGACTATATCTTGAAACCACTTGACATCGAGATGATCCGGAGACAATTGGGAAAGATTCTCGAACACCGCCGGTTGTTGAAAGAACCACCCCCGACAGATGATGAATTCCGTTTTGAAAACATGATCGGCAAAGATCAGATCATGTTCAAGCTTTTCGAAAAAATCCAGCAAGTGGCCCAGAGCGACGCCACGGTGCTTATAAACGGAGAAAGCGGTACCGGCAAGGAACTTATTGCTGAGGCTATTCACGCCAGAAGCGCCCGGTGCGCTAAACCATTTGTACGAGTAAACTGCGCGGCGTTGACCGAAACCCTCATCAACAGTGCGCTGTTCGGGCATGAAAAAGGTGCCTTTACAGGGGCGACTGCAAGAAAGCCCGGCTTTTTTGAATTTGCCTCAGGGGGGACGATTTTTCTTGACGAGATCGGCGATATCCCGATTCAGACCCAAGTGGCGCTACTACGGGTTCTGGAGGTGGGGAGCTTTCAGCGGGTCGGCGGCAACGAAACGATTCATGTTGACGTCAGGGTTATCTGCGCCACCAATAAAAATCTGGCGTGCAGCGTCAAGGACAAACTGTTCCGCGAGGATCTTTATTACCGCATCAACGTCGTGTCACTTACGGCGCCACCACTTCGCGAGCGGAGAACCGACATCCCTTTGCTCGCTCGTTTCTTTCTCGAATTATATAATAAGAAGACTTGTAAGCAGGTTACTGGGTTCAGCAAACAAACAACCGCCATCCTGAGTAATTATCAATGGCCTGGCAATGTAAGGCAGTTGGCAAACTGCATTGAGCACGCCGTAGTGTTCTGTTCAGGGCATCAGATCCTGCCGGAACATCTTTCTGAAGAGTTGCAGGCAGAGACGAGCGATGATTTTACATTGACTCTGTATGACAGCTCTCTCGCATCTGCTGAAAAAACTCTTATACGTAGAGTTCTTGAAGCGAAGGACTGGCATCTCAGCCAAGCTGCCGAAGCCCTCGGTATCGCCCGCGGCACCCTCTACAGTAAGATGGAGCGTTACCAGATTCACAAGCCCGACTGA
- a CDS encoding OmcA/MtrC family decaheme c-type cytochrome — MKMKFLRRLCLMSVLAVTLGGCGSDSNESTNNNTTPINAAELFKEQWRDLTFDADSGIIGVPTISNGKATVNFKVTSNGRPVVGVPIGNLSFGIAKLEPGTNGGGSQWVNYNVYDAASNKGKYPSVERAGVFKDNNDGTYSYTFALDVSAVKGLVDAAVPPAAGDYNMKDLGDLTYNPDRTHRVVVAITSKKSVDTWAYPLLETYERVIDFVPATGKVAADESKREIVSRDLCLKCHSGSARFTAHHGTRQNPQFCVICHTEQIKVGHHEAPRAINDNTILAPEPILDANGVQETNEAGGPAVLGTHVVNGSAVASFTAFMHRIHMGKRLTLKGYDYNDMGALVPSMSFGDNASNPRCANCHTAATAATPQGDNWKKVPNRAACGSCHDGVDFATAGTITHQGALGDGGQQTSDKLCASCHATPGYATPPSLHSDL, encoded by the coding sequence ATGAAAATGAAGTTTTTGAGACGTTTGTGTTTGATGTCCGTTCTAGCGGTAACTCTTGGTGGGTGTGGTAGCGACAGCAATGAAAGCACCAACAATAACACTACCCCCATCAATGCCGCTGAGTTGTTTAAAGAGCAATGGAGAGATCTCACTTTTGATGCAGATTCCGGCATAATTGGCGTCCCCACCATCAGCAACGGCAAGGCGACAGTAAATTTCAAAGTGACGTCCAACGGCAGACCAGTTGTAGGTGTACCGATCGGCAACCTGAGTTTCGGGATAGCCAAACTGGAGCCTGGCACAAACGGAGGGGGCAGCCAGTGGGTCAACTACAATGTCTATGATGCCGCTTCAAACAAAGGCAAATACCCATCCGTAGAAAGGGCTGGAGTATTTAAGGACAACAATGACGGTACATATTCATACACATTCGCACTTGATGTTTCTGCTGTTAAGGGGTTAGTTGACGCAGCAGTCCCGCCGGCAGCCGGCGATTACAACATGAAGGATCTGGGAGACCTGACCTATAATCCGGACCGGACCCACCGCGTGGTTGTTGCCATAACCAGCAAAAAAAGTGTCGATACCTGGGCCTATCCGTTATTAGAGACTTACGAGCGGGTGATAGATTTCGTACCGGCAACTGGCAAGGTTGCCGCTGACGAAAGCAAGCGTGAAATAGTATCTCGTGACTTGTGCTTGAAGTGCCACAGCGGCTCAGCCAGATTCACCGCCCACCACGGCACACGCCAGAATCCACAGTTTTGCGTCATATGCCACACCGAGCAGATCAAAGTAGGCCACCACGAAGCCCCTCGCGCCATCAATGACAATACTATCTTAGCGCCTGAACCTATTCTTGATGCTAACGGTGTTCAAGAAACTAACGAAGCTGGCGGACCAGCAGTTTTGGGGACACATGTCGTCAACGGCTCCGCGGTCGCAAGCTTCACAGCTTTCATGCACAGAATTCACATGGGTAAGAGATTGACGCTGAAAGGATACGACTACAACGATATGGGAGCACTTGTTCCCTCAATGTCCTTTGGCGACAATGCCTCGAACCCAAGATGTGCCAACTGCCACACAGCGGCAACCGCAGCTACCCCACAGGGTGACAACTGGAAAAAAGTTCCCAACAGAGCGGCCTGCGGTTCCTGTCATGACGGCGTCGATTTTGCCACCGCAGGCACAATAACTCACCAAGGTGCTCTCGGCGATGGCGGCCAACAGACTAGCGACAAATTGTGTGCATCGTGCCACGCAACTCCGGGGTACGCCACGCCCCCCTCATTGCACAGTGACCTTTAA
- a CDS encoding response regulator has product MFEAIKVLCVDDEINILNTVRRQLCDLDVEVHGVLSAEEGLRFLRQTQRIHVVVSDFRMPGMSGIDFLKIVLRERPEARRVLLSGYADAVAVQEALAENKLFTFLHKPWKADELIGIVAEAVSFYGKCPLEKR; this is encoded by the coding sequence ATGTTTGAGGCCATCAAGGTCCTTTGTGTGGACGATGAAATAAATATCCTCAATACCGTTCGCAGACAATTGTGCGACTTGGACGTTGAAGTGCACGGAGTGCTTTCTGCGGAAGAGGGGCTGCGCTTTCTGCGCCAAACGCAGCGTATCCATGTGGTCGTGTCTGATTTCCGGATGCCGGGCATGTCAGGAATCGACTTTCTCAAAATCGTTCTTCGCGAGCGACCGGAGGCCCGTCGAGTTCTTTTGTCTGGCTATGCCGATGCAGTTGCCGTTCAGGAAGCCTTGGCAGAAAACAAGCTGTTTACCTTTTTGCATAAACCATGGAAAGCAGACGAGCTGATAGGAATTGTCGCGGAGGCAGTTTCCTTCTACGGCAAATGCCCCCTTGAGAAAAGGTGA
- a CDS encoding ATP-binding protein, with the protein MQISFGRHDKFRYAQDKVVGMQENKIRRQVFIPLTLTFLILAGTFIYSSYWLRMAHYEEGMQKRHVQVQQILKNLVADRTRFMSSTIEFIADEKQFQHAMQTHNQAALLLHATPIFKRLFDYEQITHFYFYDRNGAMVLRVYNPEDTTPVKPRFTKEQAMVLGRTVSGLELGHSGSFTLRVVSPWKVNGKLIGYIELGQECNHILQELKSITKADYAVLLEKKYLDRGAWEAEMKAMGRTADWHLLQDMVLADITTPIPFPDVANLFKSDSDSKKYGKRININDRTYRVESFPLQDAARMTVGEFVTVMDSTSKLANIRAFAAQVASFSLLLCGSFFIYSYRVLGRVERRLLNQREQLEREFEKQASTNKQLEREVAERWRAEEKLVVLNEHLEQRVAVRTTELSELNLKLAASNQKLEEAYNNLQVQQGTILQQDRMACIGQLAASVAHDINNPIGFVAGNLEVLKNYWGKLTAFIAVQDEALHSSAPPELLNSLAEQRSKLKVDHVLDEFNDVLDESFEGTERVSRTVMNLKGFSRHDEKEACMADVNECLESTLNIVMNELRYKADIEKDYGKIPQLLCYPQQLNQVFMNLLINASQAIEGWGEITIRTWAERQSIYVAIGDTGAGIAEENVGKLFEPFFSTKEVGDGTGLGLSIVKEIVKKHQGDITVESELGKGSVFTVRLPLGV; encoded by the coding sequence GTGCAGATCAGTTTTGGCCGCCATGATAAATTTCGATACGCTCAAGACAAGGTAGTAGGTATGCAGGAAAATAAAATCAGACGCCAAGTATTTATCCCCTTAACGTTAACCTTCCTCATCCTGGCAGGGACATTTATATACAGTAGCTACTGGTTGCGCATGGCTCACTATGAGGAAGGCATGCAAAAACGTCATGTGCAGGTTCAGCAAATATTAAAGAACCTTGTTGCCGACCGCACAAGATTTATGTCCTCGACCATTGAATTTATTGCAGATGAGAAACAGTTTCAGCATGCCATGCAGACACACAATCAAGCAGCACTCCTGCTGCATGCGACCCCCATATTCAAGCGGTTGTTCGATTATGAGCAGATCACCCATTTCTACTTTTACGACAGAAACGGTGCCATGGTTCTGCGGGTGTACAATCCCGAAGATACAACCCCGGTAAAGCCACGTTTCACCAAAGAACAAGCGATGGTACTGGGCAGAACCGTTTCGGGCCTGGAACTGGGACACAGCGGAAGCTTCACGCTTCGAGTTGTCTCTCCATGGAAGGTCAACGGCAAGCTGATCGGCTACATCGAGCTGGGACAAGAGTGCAACCACATCCTCCAGGAGCTTAAATCCATCACGAAGGCCGATTATGCCGTATTACTAGAAAAAAAATATCTTGATCGTGGCGCATGGGAAGCGGAAATGAAGGCGATGGGGCGCACCGCCGACTGGCATCTTCTCCAAGACATGGTTCTGGCCGATATCACGACCCCTATACCGTTCCCTGATGTTGCAAATCTTTTTAAGTCTGACTCCGACTCAAAAAAATATGGCAAAAGAATCAATATCAATGATCGTACCTACCGGGTCGAATCCTTCCCCCTGCAAGATGCTGCACGAATGACCGTCGGGGAATTTGTCACGGTGATGGATTCTACATCTAAACTCGCTAATATACGGGCATTTGCAGCTCAGGTAGCTTCTTTCAGCCTGCTGCTGTGTGGCAGTTTTTTCATCTATTCCTACCGAGTGCTAGGCCGGGTTGAACGCCGTCTCCTGAACCAGCGGGAGCAATTGGAGAGGGAATTTGAGAAACAGGCCAGCACGAACAAGCAGCTGGAACGTGAAGTTGCGGAAAGATGGCGGGCAGAGGAAAAACTTGTCGTTCTGAATGAACACCTCGAACAGCGGGTTGCAGTACGTACCACAGAGTTGAGCGAGTTGAACCTGAAACTTGCCGCGAGCAACCAGAAACTGGAAGAGGCCTACAATAACCTACAGGTTCAACAAGGGACCATATTGCAGCAGGACCGGATGGCATGTATCGGCCAACTTGCGGCAAGCGTCGCCCATGACATCAACAATCCAATCGGTTTTGTGGCAGGCAATTTGGAGGTTCTTAAAAATTATTGGGGCAAGCTTACCGCATTTATTGCAGTTCAGGACGAAGCTTTGCACTCCTCGGCCCCCCCAGAGTTGCTAAACAGCCTTGCAGAGCAACGCAGCAAACTGAAGGTGGATCATGTGCTGGATGAATTCAATGATGTCCTCGACGAATCGTTTGAAGGAACGGAGCGGGTAAGCCGGACTGTGATGAACCTGAAGGGATTCTCCCGTCACGACGAAAAGGAAGCATGCATGGCAGACGTCAACGAATGCCTGGAAAGCACACTCAACATCGTGATGAATGAGCTACGTTACAAAGCTGATATTGAGAAGGATTACGGGAAAATACCACAGCTTCTCTGTTATCCGCAGCAGCTAAACCAGGTGTTCATGAATTTGCTCATCAATGCCTCTCAGGCGATCGAAGGGTGGGGCGAAATCACGATCCGGACCTGGGCGGAGCGCCAGAGCATCTATGTGGCTATTGGTGATACCGGTGCCGGCATTGCCGAGGAAAACGTCGGCAAGCTGTTCGAACCGTTTTTCAGCACCAAAGAGGTGGGGGACGGCACCGGATTGGGGCTGTCAATCGTCAAAGAGATCGTTAAAAAACATCAGGGTGACATAACCGTGGAAAGTGAACTGGGCAAAGGCTCCGTTTTCACTGTGCGACTTCCGTTGGGAGTGTGA
- a CDS encoding thioredoxin domain-containing protein — MESYFTSKSIPFTCRDIRTDREALREWRDRYHGDIVPLTVFDGGKVVVDGGDIPAIERALRQLSSK; from the coding sequence GTGGAAAGTTATTTCACCAGCAAATCGATCCCTTTCACCTGCAGGGACATACGGACCGACAGGGAAGCTTTGCGCGAATGGCGCGACCGCTACCACGGCGACATCGTTCCCCTTACCGTCTTCGATGGCGGCAAGGTGGTCGTCGACGGAGGGGACATCCCTGCCATCGAACGTGCTCTTCGCCAGTTGAGCAGTAAGTGA
- a CDS encoding FAD-dependent oxidoreductase, whose translation MLVGIGRSPNTEGLNLEAAGVRTERGAIKVNALMQTNVPHIYAIGDVTGGLTLAHAAEREAQLLVQNLLKGNSRVLKELAVPRIAFSYPEVAAVGTSTEGDGIRAYTLPQVPNGRSVVDKVAPAFVKLFLKEESSEIAGAVIIGEAATEIIHEMALAVENGLTLQQVGNTVHAHPTHSKNILYAINGCE comes from the coding sequence GTGCTGGTCGGCATCGGACGCAGCCCCAATACCGAGGGGCTCAACCTCGAGGCGGCCGGCGTGCGGACCGAACGTGGCGCCATCAAGGTCAATGCACTGATGCAGACCAATGTCCCGCACATCTACGCCATCGGTGATGTGACCGGGGGGCTCACGTTGGCGCATGCGGCGGAAAGGGAGGCGCAACTGCTTGTCCAAAACCTGCTAAAGGGCAATAGCCGCGTTCTCAAGGAATTGGCTGTGCCTCGGATAGCTTTCAGTTATCCCGAAGTGGCTGCGGTGGGAACGTCAACGGAAGGTGACGGCATCAGGGCCTATACCTTGCCCCAGGTGCCCAATGGGCGTTCAGTGGTAGACAAGGTGGCGCCGGCTTTCGTGAAGCTTTTTCTGAAAGAGGAGTCCTCTGAGATCGCGGGAGCCGTCATCATCGGAGAGGCGGCGACTGAAATCATACACGAGATGGCGTTGGCGGTGGAAAACGGCCTGACCCTGCAGCAGGTGGGGAACACGGTTCATGCGCACCCGACACATTCAAAAAACATCCTCTACGCCATAAACGGCTGTGAATGA